In Gemmatimonadaceae bacterium, the genomic window GCGGTGCTCGTGACCAACGATTCGGCGCCGCAGCACCTGGGCTCGGCCATGGGCACGGCCACCGTGACCGTGTTCGGCCCCACCGTGCCGGCGTTCGGGTTCGGCCCGCTGGCACCGCATTCAATAGTTGTGGAGCGCGCGGGACTGGAGTGCCGGCCGTGCGACAAGCACGGGCCGCCCGAGTGCCCGCTCGGCCATTGGAAGTGTATGCGCGAACTCCCGGCCCGTGACGTGGCCGCGCACGTGCGCCATCTTCTCACGATCATCACCCAACCAACATGACCGCAGCTGCGACGCAGGAATTCGTCATCGGCGTGGACCTCGGCGGCACCAACGTCGTGACCGGAGCGCTCACGACCGACGGATCACGCACGTACGGCGTACGGTCGGCGCCCACGGAAGTGAAGGCCGGCGCCGAAGGAGTGGTGGACCGCATCGTGGCCCAGATCGAGGCGACGATCGCCGACACGATGACCCAGGCGGGGGTGACGCGAGCCGCATTTCGGGGCGTCGGGGTGGGCGCGCCCGGTCCGCTCGACCGGGTGCGGGGGTTGGTGATCGTCGCGCCCAACCTCGGGTGGCGCAACTTCCCGCTGCGCGACCGCATCTCGGAACGCGTCGGCCTCCCGGCCTCGCTCGACAACGACGCCAACTGCGCCACCGTGGGTGAATGGTGGCTGGGCGCGGCGCGCGGGGCGCGCCACGTGGTGGGCCTCACCATCGGCACCGGGATCGGCGGCGGGTTGATCATCGATGGCAAGCTGTTCCACGGCGCGTCGGACGTGGCAGGCGAGATCGGGCACACCACGATCGACGTGAACGGCCGCCACTGCACGTGCGGCAACTACGGGTGTCTCGAGGCATACGCGTCGGGCCCGGCCATTGCCACTCGGGCGCGCGAGGTGTTGATGCGCGAAGGGACGGGATCGCTCATGCCGAACATGGTACACGGGGACCTCGAGCGACTCACGGCGCAAACGGTCTACGACGCCGCCAAGGCGGGCGATCCCGTGGCCGACGAAATCGTGCGCGACACGGCGCGCTATCTGGGCGCCGGCGTGGCGAACCTGCTCAATATCTTCAATCCCGACGTGGTGGTGGTGGCGGGCGGCGTGACGCTGGCGGGTGAGCGGCTGTTCACGCCGTTGGGCGCCGAGGTGCGGCGCAGAGCGTTCGCGCCGGCGGTGGCGGCCGTGAAGATCGTGGCGGGGGAGTTGCCGGGGACCGCGGGAGTCGTGGGGGCCGTGAGGACCTTCCTTGACAGCTAGACAGCCCCGGCAAAGCCTGCGCCAATACGTTCAGAGGTTCGGAAATTATCAGTGAAGAGACTGGGCCTCATCGGAACGTTCGTCTGGGACATCATTTATGGTCGCGATGTCCGGCAACTGCCCATCGAAGAATGGGGCGGCGTGACGTATACCCTGGCGGGGCTC contains:
- a CDS encoding ROK family protein, whose translation is MTAAATQEFVIGVDLGGTNVVTGALTTDGSRTYGVRSAPTEVKAGAEGVVDRIVAQIEATIADTMTQAGVTRAAFRGVGVGAPGPLDRVRGLVIVAPNLGWRNFPLRDRISERVGLPASLDNDANCATVGEWWLGAARGARHVVGLTIGTGIGGGLIIDGKLFHGASDVAGEIGHTTIDVNGRHCTCGNYGCLEAYASGPAIATRAREVLMREGTGSLMPNMVHGDLERLTAQTVYDAAKAGDPVADEIVRDTARYLGAGVANLLNIFNPDVVVVAGGVTLAGERLFTPLGAEVRRRAFAPAVAAVKIVAGELPGTAGVVGAVRTFLDS